Below is a window of Chloroflexia bacterium SDU3-3 DNA.
TACTTCCTCTGGGCCGACGCCACCAAGGGCCGCGTGCGCATCCGCGAGGATCACCGCCGCGACCCGCAGGCCCGCGTCGAGCCGAAGTACACCATCACGCTCACCGCGCCCGAGCTGCGCGATGTCTACTCCGACTCGGTGCTGCTCAGCCGCGCTCGCTACACCGCTAGCGCCGACCGCACGCTGCGCTTCTACCGCGAGTACTTCCAGCCCGACCGCGTGGTGGAGGTGGAGAAGCACCGCCGCCGCTGGCGGTTCATCTACCAGGGCCAGGATTTCGCGCTGAACATCGACACGCTCGATGGGCGGCCTAGCCCCTACCTGGAGATCAAGAGCCGCACCTGGAGCCGCCGCGACGCCCAGGCCAAGATCGACCTGATCGGCGAGCTGCTCAAGCTGTTTGGCGTGCCCGAGCAGGCCCTGATCACCCAGGAGTATGTGGACATGTAGTCATTTGCGCCCAGGTGATGGCCGATACACGCGTCGGCCATCATCTGGGTGTCGGTCTATGACTTTAGCATGTCGGTCTATGACTTTAGCATGCCGGTCTGTGACTTTGACGTGTCGGTCTATGATGAATAGAGCGAAGAATATCATATGATAGCGCTATTGTATTCCTATCATATACTCGTACCGCATCGCCAGGAGACATAATGCCAGCGCAGAGGCTCTACCTGATCGGGATGACGGGAAACATCGCCTGCGGCAAAAGCACCGTGCTGGCCGAGCTAGCGCGGCGCGGCGCAGCCGTGATCGATGCCGACCGCGTGACGCACGACCTGCAGCAGCCGGGCCAGCCGGTCTACCAGCAGATCGTGGCCGCCTTCGGGCCGCAGGTGGCCACCGCGCCGGGTGGGCCGCTCGACCGCAAGCGGCTGGCCAGCGTGGTGTTCAGCGACGCCGAGGCCCTGCGGCGGCTGGAGGCGATCGTGCACCCCGCCGTGCGGGCCACGGTGTTCGGCTGGCTGGAGGAGGTGGCGCGGGCGGGGCTGGCCCGCGTGGCTGTGGTGGATGCGATCAAGCTGCTGGAGGCGGGCTGGAAGGCGCGTTGCGACGCGATCTGGGTCGTCACATGCACGCCCGAGCAGCAGGCCCAGCGCCTGATCGCCACGCGCGGCATGTCGCCCGAGGAGGCCCGCATGCGCATCGAGGCCCAGCCGCCCCAGGCCGATAAGGTGGCCCAGGCCGATGTGGTGATCGACAACAGCGGCCCGCTGGATGCCACCTTGGCCCAGATCGACCGCGCCTGGGAGAACCTGGGAACGTAACCACGAAGACACGAAGGGTTTGAGAACGGGGACCGGAACCACCAAGACTCCAAGACACCAAGGTTTTGAAGAAGTGATGGCCATAAGAAAGGGATGAAGCAAGTGATGCTTCATCCCTATTATTTTGAGAAATCTCCAAAATGGAGGTTTACCTGAATCTCCGGATCTTGGAGTCTTGGAGTCTTCGTGGTTAATCAGGGTCTTGGTGGTTCATCCGAATCTCCGGATCTTCGCGTCTTCGTGGTTAATCAGCCCCTTCGCGGCGAGCAAGCTGCTGGTACAGCTGCTCGTGCTGCTGGGCGATGTGCTCCCACGAGAACTGTGCGGCCAGCTGCCGCCCGCCCTCGGCCAGCCGCGCCCGCAGCGCGGGGTCGCCTGCCAAGCGCAGGATGGCCTGGGCCAGCGGGGCGGGTTGGTCGGGCGGCACCAGCAGGGCGCTCTCGCCCTCGACCAGTGGGCGCAGCGCGCCGCCCGCCGCCTGGGGCGCGGTCGTCACCACCGGCGCGCCGTGGGCCAGCGCCGCCAGCAGGCTGCCGCGCCGGAAGCTCGCGCCGTCGGCGAATGGCAGCGCGGCCATGTCGGCGGCACGCAGGTGCGCGGCCACCTCGTGCTCGGGCAGCTGCCCGGTGATCTGCACGCGCCCGCCCAGGCCCAGCGCGGCGATCCTCGCCCGCACCTCGGCGGCGTAGGCCACATCCTGCGGCGCGCTGGCCTCGCCCCCGATCACCAGCAGGCGGATGTGGGGCGGCAGCAGGGCCAGCGCCTCTACCAGCGTGTCCACGCCCTTGCTGCGCCCCATCAGCCCGAAGTAGGCCACCAGCACCTCGTCGTCGGCCAGGCCAAGCTGCCGCCGCCAGGCCTCGCGCTCGTAGCCATCCGGCAGCGCCGTGGGGATATTCGAGCCGATGGGGATGAGCGCGGCGGGCCTGCGGGGCGGCGGGCGGTAGCGCTGGGCCTGGGCCAGGTCGGCCTCGTTGGTCAGGATGGCCGCGTCGGCGTCGGCGATCAGGCGGCGGGTGACGTAGCGGCGCAGCGGCCCGGCCTTGGGGAAGAGGTACGGCTCCAGCAGATCGTGGGCGGTGACAAGCGTGGGCGGGGCCTGGGGCGTGCGGCGCAGCCGCCAGGGCAGGAAGTTGATGGCCGGGTGCATGCCGTAGGCCCCGGTCTGGTACTGGATATGCAGCGCGTCGGGGCGGGTCTGGGCTAGCGCCTGGGCCACGCAGCGCCAGCTGGGCCAGCCCCACCCGCCCGCGCAGGGCAGCGCCAGCAGTGGCTCGCCCGCTAGGCCCTGCACCACAAAGCGCTGCCCCACAATCGTCCAGATCGTGACCGCGTGGCCGCGCGCCGCGAGCGCCGTGCCGAGCTGGCGGGTGTAGTCGCCAATACCACCGGCTGTAGGCGGATACTCGGCGCTGAGAAGGGCTAGGTGCATGTGCAATCGTTTTGTCATGTCGGGCGGAAAAGCGCCGTGCTAGTATACCATCTGTCAGCGGGTCTCTCGCGATCCGCAATCCGGCTTCCCGCTGGCGTACGATCAAAGACGGAGGCAACGTCCCCATGCATTGGCCCCTATCGCGCCGACTCAGACGGCAGATAAGCTGGACGCCGCTCGAGCTGAGCACCCTGGCCCTCTCGCTCCTGCTGATGGCATCGGCGGGCGCAGAGATCTACCGCTGGGTGAACCCGCCCGTGGCTCCCGCTGCTGCCCGCTCGCAGGAGTTGGCCACCGAGACCCCCGCCGCATCCCCGACCGATGTGGCCCCTACGGCCACGCCCACATCCACACCCGCGCCGCCCACGTCTACGCCCATGCCGCCCACGGCCACCGCTGGGCTGCCTACCGCCACGCTCGCGCAGGCCACGGCCACCGCTGGGCTGCCCACTGCCACACCCGCGCCCGAGCAGGCTACGCCCGCGCCCAGCCCGGCCCAGGCCGAGCCGCCCACCGCCATACCCACGGCCACCGCTGGCCCGCTGGAGACCGTGGTGGTCGACCCGCCGCTCACCATCTCGCAGCTGCCCACGGTCGCCTCGGTCGCGCCGGGCGGGCAGTTCAGCTATGTTGTGCATGTGGTCTCGACCAGCCATCAGCAGCGCAGCATCCGCATGCAGATGCTGCTCGACGAGCAGATGGATGTGGTCGAGGTCAGCTCGTCGGTGGGCAGCTGCCAGAACGGCACGCCGGTGGTCTGCGTGATCACTGCGCAGCTTGGCCAGCCCGCGCGCATCCAGGTCGATGTGCGCGTGCACAGCGATGCGGCGCTGGGCAGCAGCCTTTCGGCGCGCACCATCGCCGAGGACGACGAGCGGGTGACCGCCGCCGCCGACCCGGCCTACGTATACCTGGATATCGTGGGCAATACCCACCAGAGCAACGGCGTGGATCAGGCCATCGCCACCCCCCAGGCCCAGTTTATCGTCGAGACCCACACCCCCACCGCCCAGCCCGATGCTGGCGCTGGCGTCACGCGCGCGGCCAGCACCGCCAGGCCTACCTCTACCGCCACGGCTAGCCCCACCGCCAGCCCAGCGCCCACCGCCGCCGCGCTGGCCAGCGACGAGGCCGCTGCCACGCCGCCGCTGCCGCCCACCTTGGGGCCATCCACGCCCAGCGGCGGCGGCGACCCGATCGATCCCACTGTTGCCAGCCCCATGCTGCCGGACACCGGGGCCGCGCTGCCTGCGCTGGGCATCGGCCTTGGCCTGTTTGGCATCGCCCTCACCGTCCACAGCGCGCGGCGCATCCGCCGCGCCGATGGCGAGCTGACCGACCGTGGCGCGGAGATCGGCCAGCTCAGCCCGCTGATCGACGACGTGGTGGGCCAGCAGCACGCCACGGTCGCGGAGATCCGGCGCATGCAGAAGGACAGCGACGAGATGCTGGCCATGCTGCGTGGAAAAAAGGCCTAGCGCTCTCTCACAAGGGCGGCGACCGTATCTTGGAGCGGCGTGTGATCTTGCTGATCATACGCCGCTTGCGCTTTGGCGACCTCGCCCAGGTGCCCGTAGGCCCACTCGCAGATGGCCTGGATCGGGCCGAGCAGGCTCTCGCCCAGCGGCGTGAGCGAGTATTCCACCATGGGCGGCACCACCGGGTGCACCACGCGCCGGATCAGGCCGTCGCGCTCCATCGCGCGGAGCGTCTGGGTCAGCATCTTTTTCGAGATGCCATCGATCCGCCGGAGCAGCTGCGAGAAGCGCATGGCTCCATCCCCCAGCGCGTAGAACACAAGCATCGTCCACTGATCTGCGATCAGTCTGAGCACCTGTCGCGAGTGGCATTCAGATTGAAAGATGTCGGGCTGTTGCTGCTTGGTTTCCATAGGTTACTTTTTGGTACCTTCTTCTCAAAACATAGCTTACAGTCTATAGTGGCATTATCATACATCCGCTAGGCGTTGCCTACCTGCGCGAGCATGATCTTGGCAGCGACCGCGAGACCACAGGAGAGAGAAGAATGCCCAGCAGAGAAAGTGTCCAGATCCGCTCGGCCCTGCTTGCCGAGAAGAACGCCCCGTTTGCCGAGCTATCGCTGGCCGAGCGCCGCGCCGGGTTCGAGGGCATGGTCGAGCGACATGTTGGCCAGCCCATCCCGCTGCCCGAGGGCACCCACGTGCAGCCGGTCGACGCGGGCGGCATCCCCGCCGAGTGGGTCGTGCCACCGCATCACAGCGCCGAGAGCGTGCTGCTCTACCTGCATGGCGGCGGCTATATCCTGGGGTCGCCTCGGTCGCACCGCGATCTGGTCGCGCGCCTGAGCCTCGCCGCTGGGGTGCGCAGCCTGCTGATCGACTACCGCCTTGCGCCGGAGCACCCCTTCCCAGCGGCGGTGGAGGATGCGCTGGCCGCCTACCGCTGGCTGCTGGGAGCGGGGGTGCGCCCCGAGCAGATCGTGGTGGGCGGCGACTCGGCGGGCGGCGGGCTGAGCCTGGCGCTGCTGCTAGCGCTTCGCCAGGAGGGCCTGCCTATGCCCGCTGGGGCCGCCCTGATCTCGCCGTGGACCGATCTTCCCGGCGAGCTGCCGAGCCGCGCCGCCAAGGGCGATGCCGACCCGATCTTCACCAGCGAGGCGCTGGAGGGGCTTGGCAAGGCCTACCCCGGCGCGACCGACCCGCGCCACCCGCAGATCTCGCCCATCCACGCCGATCTGCGCGGCCTGCCTGCCCTGGCCATCCAGGTGGGCGAGGATGAGCTGCTGCTGGATGATTCGCTGGTGCTGGCCGAGCACGCCCGTGCCGCCGATCTGGCGGTGGAGCTGTCGGTGTGGCCGGATATGTGGCACGTGTTCCAGATCTACGCCGCCGCTGTCCCCGAGGCGCAGCGCGCCATCGAGGAGCTTGCCAGCTTCATCCGGCGGCGGCTGGGGCTGGGCGAGGCCGTCGTCGGCTAGCGCGAGCATATTCAGGACGACATAAAAACGGGCTGCGCTCTTTTCAATAAGAGCGCAGCCCGTTTGTGTTTGCCGCGCGCTACTTGCTGCGCCCCAGCAGCCCCTCGGTGATGGCGCGGATGTGGCGGAGCGCCGCGCTCTCGCCGCCCACCGCATCCAGGGCGGCCAGCGCCTGGCGGTGGTGGTGGGCCGCCACGCCCTCGGTGTAGCCCCTGGCCCCCGCCTGATCGAGGATGGCCAGCGCGCGCAGCACCTCGAC
It encodes the following:
- a CDS encoding dephospho-CoA kinase produces the protein MPAQRLYLIGMTGNIACGKSTVLAELARRGAAVIDADRVTHDLQQPGQPVYQQIVAAFGPQVATAPGGPLDRKRLASVVFSDAEALRRLEAIVHPAVRATVFGWLEEVARAGLARVAVVDAIKLLEAGWKARCDAIWVVTCTPEQQAQRLIATRGMSPEEARMRIEAQPPQADKVAQADVVIDNSGPLDATLAQIDRAWENLGT
- a CDS encoding glycosyltransferase, with the protein product MHLALLSAEYPPTAGGIGDYTRQLGTALAARGHAVTIWTIVGQRFVVQGLAGEPLLALPCAGGWGWPSWRCVAQALAQTRPDALHIQYQTGAYGMHPAINFLPWRLRRTPQAPPTLVTAHDLLEPYLFPKAGPLRRYVTRRLIADADAAILTNEADLAQAQRYRPPPRRPAALIPIGSNIPTALPDGYEREAWRRQLGLADDEVLVAYFGLMGRSKGVDTLVEALALLPPHIRLLVIGGEASAPQDVAYAAEVRARIAALGLGGRVQITGQLPEHEVAAHLRAADMAALPFADGASFRRGSLLAALAHGAPVVTTAPQAAGGALRPLVEGESALLVPPDQPAPLAQAILRLAGDPALRARLAEGGRQLAAQFSWEHIAQQHEQLYQQLARREGAD
- a CDS encoding helix-turn-helix transcriptional regulator, with protein sequence METKQQQPDIFQSECHSRQVLRLIADQWTMLVFYALGDGAMRFSQLLRRIDGISKKMLTQTLRAMERDGLIRRVVHPVVPPMVEYSLTPLGESLLGPIQAICEWAYGHLGEVAKAQAAYDQQDHTPLQDTVAALVRER
- a CDS encoding alpha/beta hydrolase, with amino-acid sequence MPSRESVQIRSALLAEKNAPFAELSLAERRAGFEGMVERHVGQPIPLPEGTHVQPVDAGGIPAEWVVPPHHSAESVLLYLHGGGYILGSPRSHRDLVARLSLAAGVRSLLIDYRLAPEHPFPAAVEDALAAYRWLLGAGVRPEQIVVGGDSAGGGLSLALLLALRQEGLPMPAGAALISPWTDLPGELPSRAAKGDADPIFTSEALEGLGKAYPGATDPRHPQISPIHADLRGLPALAIQVGEDELLLDDSLVLAEHARAADLAVELSVWPDMWHVFQIYAAAVPEAQRAIEELASFIRRRLGLGEAVVG